A window of Bacteroidota bacterium contains these coding sequences:
- a CDS encoding CPBP family intramembrane metalloprotease has translation MEHENHIPPNGPATPYWPSQAPAPEPAPVLYNKFMQAGLQGRNKFGFYLATGALAMGGYLLGQIPFLFIAVIAIKNKYVNLTDPDINSKLLNPEIIHQPPWLVLALTLFIFVVAMAGLWLGVTKVQRKKFLSIVTGHPKFRRERFITGLTLWGGLMAVMLAVNMASKPDEVVYSFSVKDFIPSFVVAILLLPVQTWFEEFFMRGNLLQGFAQATKSPVWGIIITSLIFAGMHMFNPEAAKYGRLAVLPQYLLPAILFGVITVLDEGLELAMGMHFINNLFGAVVITSSDSAIQSSTIWRSVGEMNMAAENISYLIVMTVVIAFLWWRYKWKTDKLFRWH, from the coding sequence ATGGAACACGAAAACCACATCCCCCCAAACGGGCCGGCAACACCTTACTGGCCTTCGCAGGCACCTGCGCCCGAACCCGCGCCCGTGCTATACAACAAATTCATGCAGGCCGGCCTTCAGGGCCGAAATAAGTTTGGCTTTTACCTCGCCACCGGTGCATTGGCCATGGGCGGATATTTGCTTGGACAAATCCCGTTTTTGTTTATTGCCGTTATCGCAATAAAAAACAAATACGTAAACCTCACCGATCCCGACATCAATTCAAAGCTGCTCAACCCGGAAATAATTCATCAGCCACCGTGGTTAGTGCTTGCGCTCACACTGTTCATTTTTGTGGTGGCCATGGCCGGGCTTTGGCTGGGCGTAACCAAAGTGCAGCGTAAAAAATTTCTGAGTATTGTTACAGGCCACCCGAAATTCCGCCGCGAACGCTTCATTACCGGTCTCACGCTTTGGGGTGGTTTAATGGCTGTAATGCTGGCGGTGAATATGGCAAGCAAGCCCGATGAAGTGGTTTATTCATTCAGTGTAAAAGACTTCATTCCTTCCTTTGTGGTAGCCATATTGCTGCTCCCGGTTCAAACCTGGTTCGAAGAATTTTTCATGCGCGGAAACTTGCTTCAGGGTTTTGCTCAGGCCACCAAAAGCCCGGTGTGGGGCATCATAATTACCTCACTCATTTTTGCCGGCATGCACATGTTTAATCCCGAAGCGGCTAAATACGGGCGGCTTGCCGTGCTGCCGCAATATTTGCTGCCTGCCATTTTGTTTGGTGTAATTACCGTGCTCGATGAAGGGCTTGAACTGGCAATGGGCATGCACTTCATCAACAACCTGTTTGGCGCAGTGGTAATTACTTCGTCAGACAGTGCCATCCAATCGAGTACTATCTGGCGCAGTGTGGGCGAAATGAATATGGCCGCAGAAAACATCAGTTACCTGATTGTAATGACTGTGGTAATTGCATTTCTCTGGTGGCGCTACAAATGGAAAACCGATAAACTTTTCCGCTGGCATTAA
- a CDS encoding peptidylprolyl isomerase, giving the protein MTADIVTNKGTLTVSFYEQDAPGHVANFVKLAKSGFYDGLKWHRVIPGFVIQGGCPNTREGATGMPGTGGPGWTIPCELTGGNQYHDRGVLSMAHRGPNTGGSQFFVVLSRQQTAHLDRKHTCFGKVTSGLEILDSIREGDSIEKVTIHDDAAGNA; this is encoded by the coding sequence ATGACAGCAGATATTGTAACCAACAAAGGCACGCTCACCGTGTCTTTCTACGAGCAGGATGCTCCGGGACACGTGGCCAACTTTGTGAAACTGGCAAAAAGCGGCTTTTACGACGGCCTGAAATGGCACCGCGTAATTCCGGGCTTTGTAATTCAGGGCGGATGCCCCAACACCCGCGAAGGCGCAACCGGCATGCCCGGCACAGGCGGCCCCGGCTGGACCATTCCCTGCGAACTTACCGGCGGCAACCAGTACCACGATCGTGGCGTGCTCTCTATGGCGCACCGTGGCCCCAACACAGGCGGCTCACAATTTTTTGTGGTACTCAGCCGCCAGCAAACCGCTCACCTCGACCGCAAACACACCTGCTTTGGCAAAGTAACCAGCGGCCTCGAAATTCTCGACTCGATTCGCGAAGGCGACAGCATTGAAAAAGTGACCATTCACGACGATGCCGCCGGTAATGCCTGA
- a CDS encoding alpha/beta fold hydrolase codes for MQLFYRKQGSGRPLVVLHGLFGISDNWAALAKRWADEFTVYTLDLRNHGQSPHSDEWSYTAMADDVVEFFGTERLHDVVLLGHSMGGKTAMRLALDYPMAISKLIVADIAPRRYPVGQQDVVAALLDVNLPALESRKDAEAVLRTHLHDEGTIQFLLKNLYWRDLPGGGKQLDWRFNLPVISQNMHIVAEPTETPAPCEIETLFIRGAKSNYVTDEDAAQLPQLFTHSQLITIADAGHWVHANQPDAFYEAVRNFAL; via the coding sequence ATGCAACTTTTCTACCGCAAACAAGGCAGCGGGCGGCCATTAGTAGTTTTGCACGGACTGTTTGGTATTTCCGACAACTGGGCAGCGCTGGCCAAACGCTGGGCCGACGAGTTTACCGTTTACACACTTGACCTTCGCAATCACGGGCAGTCGCCGCACAGCGATGAATGGAGCTACACAGCTATGGCCGATGATGTGGTTGAGTTTTTCGGTACTGAGCGCCTGCATGATGTGGTGTTGCTCGGGCATTCGATGGGCGGAAAAACGGCCATGCGCCTCGCTCTTGATTATCCGATGGCCATTTCAAAACTCATTGTGGCTGATATTGCGCCGCGCCGTTATCCGGTGGGGCAGCAGGATGTGGTAGCTGCGCTGCTCGATGTGAATCTGCCCGCGCTCGAATCGCGAAAGGATGCAGAAGCCGTGTTGCGCACACACCTGCACGACGAAGGCACCATACAATTCCTGCTCAAAAATCTTTACTGGCGCGATTTACCCGGCGGCGGTAAACAGCTCGACTGGCGTTTCAACCTCCCGGTTATCAGTCAAAACATGCACATTGTGGCCGAGCCCACCGAAACACCGGCTCCGTGCGAAATTGAAACGCTTTTTATACGCGGCGCAAAATCAAATTACGTCACCGACGAGGATGCGGCGCAGCTTCCGCAGCTTTTCACTCATTCGCAACTTATTACAATAGCCGATGCCGGCCATTGGGTACACGCCAACCAGCCTGATGCATTTTATGAGGCGGTGCGCAATTTTGCACTGTAA
- a CDS encoding thymidylate synthase produces MQQYHQLMQHVLDHGAVKTDRTGTGTISVFGYQMRFNLQDGFPVVTTKKLHLRSIIHELLWFLRGDTNIAYLKENGVSIWDEWADENGNLGPVYGSQWRSWPTADGRHIDQITQVIDQIRRNPDSRRLIVSAWNVGEIEHMKLPPCHAFFQFYVADGKLSCQLYQRSADIFLGVPFNIASYALLTMMVAQVCNLRPGEFVHTLGDAHLYSNHIEQAKLQLSRECRKLPVMKINPEVNDIFGFKFEDFVLEGYDPHPHIKAVVAV; encoded by the coding sequence ATGCAGCAGTATCACCAGCTTATGCAGCACGTGCTTGATCACGGCGCTGTGAAAACCGACCGCACAGGCACAGGCACCATCAGCGTGTTTGGCTACCAGATGCGTTTTAACCTGCAGGACGGTTTTCCGGTGGTCACTACCAAAAAGCTGCACCTGCGCTCCATCATACACGAGCTGCTCTGGTTCCTGCGCGGCGATACCAATATTGCCTACCTCAAGGAAAACGGCGTAAGCATTTGGGACGAATGGGCCGACGAAAACGGTAATCTCGGTCCGGTTTACGGCTCACAGTGGCGCTCGTGGCCCACGGCTGATGGCCGCCATATCGACCAGATTACGCAGGTGATTGACCAGATCCGCCGTAACCCTGATTCGCGCCGCCTGATTGTGAGTGCGTGGAATGTAGGCGAAATTGAACACATGAAACTGCCACCCTGCCACGCCTTTTTCCAGTTCTATGTGGCCGATGGCAAACTCAGCTGCCAGCTCTATCAGCGCAGCGCCGATATTTTCCTCGGCGTGCCGTTTAACATAGCCTCCTACGCCCTGCTCACCATGATGGTGGCGCAGGTATGCAACCTCCGGCCCGGCGAGTTTGTACATACCCTCGGCGATGCACACCTCTACAGCAATCACATTGAGCAAGCCAAACTCCAGCTCAGCCGCGAATGCCGCAAACTGCCGGTGATGAAAATCAATCCGGAGGTGAACGATATTTTTGGGTTTAAGTTTGAGGATTTTGTGCTGGAGGGCTATGATCCGCATCCGCATATTAAGGCGGTTGTGGCGGTGTAG
- a CDS encoding amino acid permease yields the protein MAFKDLFRKKSVTQILKQVELEGSDGHGGTLSKHLGVRDLTALGIAAIIGAGIFTTIGKASFDGGPGVIFLFLFTAIACGFAAFAYAEFASMLPVSGSAYTYSYVAFGELFAWIIGWALIMEYAIGNIAVAIGWSGYFTSLLESGGIHLPAWLTTDVFTAHKGFNEAMAALSSGSIASPAALEGGLREAYLAWTECPKIFGLHIIFDAPAVLIVGLITWLVYRGIKESRNASNAMVIIKLAIILLVIAVGIFYVDTDNWDPFAPNGITGILKGVSAVFFAYIGFDAISTTAEECKDPQRDLPRGMMWAIVICTVLYVLIALVLTGMVSFEKLNVDDPLAFVFQELDLKWLSGIIAVSAIVAMASVLLVFQLGQPRIWMSMSRDGLLPKRFAKLHPRFKTPSFATIVAGLIVGGGVLFMNLSFVTDLTSIGTLFAFVLVCAGVLRLETLPDAPRGKFRTPYFNSQFVVPVLVVLSIVLTFMFAKEGTMDFLSSRTLNTDTEALTKAIVQNGKEAEVRNFLASEIKLAPESFDTSSTAGLLNGLSDNTRHDVIRRLPVDYSLKYQSGLGVFAHNIPMWIFILITFFISYRCVMKKLSLIPVLGLLSCLYMMAQIPIHQWLWFTVWLVIGLVIYFNYGRKHSRLAQANNAA from the coding sequence ATGGCATTCAAAGATTTATTCCGAAAAAAATCGGTTACTCAAATCCTGAAACAGGTTGAGCTTGAAGGAAGCGACGGCCACGGCGGCACACTTTCCAAGCATCTTGGCGTGCGCGATCTTACTGCGCTGGGCATTGCGGCCATTATTGGCGCCGGAATTTTTACCACCATCGGTAAAGCCAGTTTTGATGGCGGGCCGGGTGTAATTTTCCTGTTCCTCTTTACCGCCATTGCCTGCGGTTTTGCCGCGTTTGCCTACGCCGAATTTGCCTCCATGCTGCCGGTATCGGGCAGTGCATATACCTATTCCTACGTAGCCTTTGGTGAGTTATTTGCCTGGATTATCGGCTGGGCGTTGATTATGGAATATGCCATTGGCAATATAGCCGTGGCCATTGGCTGGTCGGGCTACTTTACCTCGCTGCTGGAAAGCGGAGGCATTCATTTACCCGCCTGGCTTACTACCGATGTATTTACCGCACACAAAGGCTTTAACGAAGCCATGGCTGCACTCTCGTCGGGCAGCATTGCCTCACCGGCCGCGCTCGAAGGCGGTTTGCGCGAGGCTTATCTCGCCTGGACTGAATGCCCGAAAATTTTTGGCCTGCACATTATTTTCGATGCGCCGGCGGTGCTTATTGTGGGGCTCATTACCTGGCTCGTGTACCGGGGTATTAAAGAATCGCGCAATGCCAGCAATGCGATGGTTATTATTAAGCTGGCCATTATTCTGCTGGTTATTGCAGTGGGCATATTTTATGTGGATACCGATAACTGGGATCCGTTTGCCCCCAACGGCATTACGGGCATTCTCAAGGGCGTATCGGCGGTGTTCTTTGCCTACATTGGTTTTGATGCCATTTCTACTACAGCCGAAGAATGCAAGGATCCGCAACGCGATTTGCCGCGTGGCATGATGTGGGCCATTGTAATCTGCACCGTGCTTTATGTGCTCATTGCGCTGGTGCTTACCGGCATGGTAAGTTTCGAAAAACTTAATGTGGACGATCCGCTGGCTTTTGTGTTTCAGGAACTTGACCTGAAATGGCTGTCAGGTATTATTGCCGTAAGCGCCATTGTGGCCATGGCCAGCGTGTTGCTGGTGTTTCAGCTAGGCCAGCCGCGCATCTGGATGAGCATGAGCCGCGATGGTTTGCTGCCCAAACGTTTTGCCAAACTGCACCCGCGTTTCAAAACACCGTCGTTTGCCACTATCGTAGCTGGCCTTATTGTAGGCGGCGGCGTGCTGTTTATGAACCTGAGCTTTGTAACCGACCTCACCAGCATTGGAACCCTGTTTGCATTTGTGCTGGTGTGTGCCGGTGTGCTGCGCCTTGAAACGCTGCCCGATGCACCTCGCGGAAAATTCCGCACACCTTACTTCAACTCGCAGTTTGTAGTGCCGGTGCTGGTGGTGCTTTCCATTGTGCTCACGTTCATGTTTGCCAAAGAAGGCACCATGGATTTTCTAAGCAGCCGCACGCTTAATACCGATACAGAAGCACTCACCAAGGCAATTGTGCAAAACGGCAAGGAGGCCGAAGTACGCAACTTCCTCGCATCAGAAATCAAACTCGCTCCCGAATCGTTTGATACTTCATCCACCGCAGGTTTACTCAACGGTCTTTCAGACAATACGCGCCATGATGTAATACGCCGCCTGCCGGTTGATTATTCCTTGAAATATCAAAGCGGGCTGGGTGTGTTTGCACACAACATACCCATGTGGATTTTTATCCTCATTACCTTCTTCATTTCCTACCGGTGTGTAATGAAAAAACTTTCACTCATTCCGGTGCTCGGCCTGCTCTCGTGTTTGTATATGATGGCACAGATTCCCATTCACCAGTGGCTTTGGTTTACGGTGTGGCTGGTAATTGGTCTGGTCATTTACTTCAACTACGGCCGCAAGCACAGTCGTTTGGCGCAGGCTAATAACGCGGCTTAA
- a CDS encoding SDR family oxidoreductase, which translates to MAATKKTILITGASAGFGKATAELFAANGWNIIITGRRKVRLELLERQLREKFGVNVLSLAFDVRNAADVKTVFGNLPAEWNSIDVLVNNAGLAAGLAPVQEGSLDDWEQMIDTNVKGLLYVTRAVAPLMQSRKQGHIVNIGSIAGKEVYANGNVYCATKHAVDALTKAMRIDLLPHHIKVTQIAPGMAETEFSLVRFKGDEQRAKTVYAGLQPLTAEDIAETIFWVVNRPAHVNINDMVIMPAAQANSTTVNRHSQT; encoded by the coding sequence ATGGCAGCAACAAAAAAAACAATACTGATTACCGGCGCATCAGCCGGTTTTGGAAAAGCCACTGCCGAGTTGTTTGCGGCCAATGGCTGGAACATCATCATTACCGGCCGCCGCAAAGTACGTCTCGAACTGCTCGAAAGGCAGCTCCGCGAAAAGTTTGGAGTGAATGTACTTTCGCTGGCGTTTGACGTACGCAATGCGGCTGATGTGAAAACCGTGTTCGGCAATTTACCTGCGGAGTGGAACAGCATTGATGTGCTGGTAAATAATGCCGGACTTGCTGCCGGACTTGCGCCGGTGCAGGAGGGTAGTCTCGACGACTGGGAGCAGATGATTGATACCAATGTGAAAGGGTTGCTGTATGTAACCCGTGCAGTGGCACCACTTATGCAAAGCCGTAAGCAAGGGCACATTGTAAACATTGGTTCCATTGCAGGTAAGGAAGTGTATGCCAACGGCAATGTGTATTGTGCCACCAAACATGCGGTTGACGCGCTTACCAAAGCCATGCGTATTGATTTGCTTCCGCATCATATTAAGGTTACACAAATTGCGCCCGGCATGGCCGAAACCGAGTTTTCTCTGGTACGTTTCAAGGGCGATGAGCAGCGGGCAAAAACGGTGTATGCCGGATTGCAGCCGCTTACTGCCGAAGATATTGCCGAAACTATTTTCTGGGTCGTAAACCGCCCGGCGCATGTAAACATCAACGACATGGTGATTATGCCTGCTGCACAGGCCAATTCCACCACGGTAAACCGACATTCTCAGACATGA
- a CDS encoding amidohydrolase, protein MMRFAFVLAAALLWAGCGRSLKKADLIVYNAKVYTMDGGLAVLESFAVKDGRITAVGTNESIAAVFESDSMLDAQGKVILPGLIDAHAHFTGYGLGLQECDLVGTTSFADVLQRVKTYSATSRREWIIGRGWDQNDWPSKTYPDRAQLDSLFPRTPVLLQRIDGHAALANGEALRRAGIRDTLTMNGGELLRREDGSLTGVLIDNAVELVQRVVPAPNDEVTRKALLTAQANCVEAGLTSVTDAGLLKKDIDAIDKLHKSGELKLRVYAMLSDSAPNYTHYLASGPYITDRLIVRSFKFYGDGALGSRGACLLNDYSDLPGHRGFLLRTRKHYEEKFRKVAAKGFQVNTHCIGDSAARMTLRLYASLLEDTLLVKDKAAQRWRIEHAQVVQPADLHWFKDYGIIPSMQPTHATSDMYWAADRLGDVRVRWAYALNALRKSAGTVALGTDFPVEQISPWLTLHAAVVRTDAKGFPAGGYQKENALSRTDALLGMTRWAAYAEFAENEKGSIAAGRFADFIIIDTDPMTCPESKLAGIQVLATYIQGQKVYQRK, encoded by the coding sequence ATGATGCGTTTTGCTTTCGTACTCGCGGCAGCCTTGCTGTGGGCCGGTTGCGGCCGGTCGCTGAAAAAGGCTGATCTTATTGTATATAATGCTAAGGTATATACAATGGATGGCGGACTTGCCGTGCTCGAAAGTTTTGCCGTGAAAGACGGGCGCATTACTGCGGTGGGCACAAACGAAAGTATTGCGGCGGTGTTTGAATCTGACTCGATGCTTGACGCACAGGGGAAAGTAATTTTACCCGGACTCATTGATGCACATGCGCATTTTACCGGCTATGGGTTGGGTTTGCAGGAATGTGATCTGGTGGGAACCACCTCATTTGCGGATGTGCTGCAGCGCGTAAAAACTTATTCAGCCACCAGTCGCCGCGAGTGGATAATCGGGCGCGGCTGGGATCAGAACGACTGGCCATCGAAAACCTATCCTGACCGTGCGCAGCTTGATTCGCTTTTTCCGCGTACACCCGTATTGCTGCAACGTATAGACGGGCATGCGGCGCTTGCTAATGGTGAAGCGTTGCGCCGCGCAGGCATACGCGATACACTCACCATGAACGGTGGCGAACTGTTGCGTCGTGAAGATGGTTCGCTTACCGGTGTGCTCATTGATAATGCCGTGGAGCTTGTGCAGCGTGTGGTACCTGCGCCAAATGATGAAGTTACGCGTAAGGCCCTGCTTACTGCACAGGCCAACTGTGTAGAGGCCGGACTGACTTCGGTAACTGATGCCGGGTTGCTCAAAAAAGACATTGATGCAATCGACAAACTGCACAAGAGCGGCGAACTGAAACTACGTGTGTATGCCATGCTCAGCGACAGTGCGCCAAACTACACGCACTATCTTGCTTCGGGACCGTATATTACCGACCGGCTCATTGTGCGTTCGTTTAAATTTTACGGCGATGGTGCGCTGGGTTCGCGCGGGGCGTGCTTGCTGAATGATTACAGCGATTTGCCCGGCCACCGTGGCTTTTTACTGCGGACGCGAAAACATTACGAAGAAAAATTCCGCAAGGTGGCTGCCAAAGGTTTTCAGGTAAACACACATTGCATCGGCGATTCGGCTGCGCGTATGACGTTGCGGCTTTATGCCTCATTGCTGGAAGATACACTGCTCGTAAAAGACAAAGCCGCACAACGCTGGCGTATTGAACACGCGCAGGTTGTACAGCCGGCTGATCTGCACTGGTTCAAAGACTACGGCATTATTCCCTCCATGCAGCCCACACACGCCACCAGCGATATGTACTGGGCGGCCGACAGGCTGGGTGATGTGCGCGTGCGCTGGGCGTATGCGCTTAATGCATTGCGCAAAAGCGCAGGAACGGTTGCGCTCGGCACCGATTTCCCGGTAGAGCAAATCAGCCCCTGGCTTACCCTCCACGCCGCCGTGGTGCGCACCGATGCAAAAGGCTTTCCCGCCGGCGGCTACCAGAAAGAAAACGCACTCAGCCGCACCGATGCATTGCTTGGCATGACCCGCTGGGCTGCATACGCCGAGTTTGCAGAAAATGAAAAAGGAAGCATTGCCGCTGGCCGCTTTGCCGACTTTATCATTATCGACACCGACCCTATGACCTGTCCCGAATCAAAACTGGCTGGCATTCAGGTGCTGGCTACCTACATTCAGGGACAAAAAGTTTATCAGCGCAAATGA
- a CDS encoding VOC family protein: protein MLTQVNPKLPMRSKSVTKEFYTQQLGFTDSSAADYENYLIVEKDKVQLHFFSHPTLNPTENYGQIYIRTDDVVSLYETLKSRNVAIHPGGQLKIQPWGQKEFSVLDPDHNLLTFGQEV from the coding sequence ATGCTCACACAGGTAAATCCTAAACTGCCCATGCGCAGTAAATCAGTTACAAAAGAATTCTATACGCAGCAGCTTGGCTTTACAGATAGTAGTGCGGCTGATTACGAAAATTATCTGATAGTGGAGAAAGACAAGGTTCAGCTTCATTTCTTTTCTCACCCCACACTCAACCCAACCGAAAATTATGGTCAGATTTATATCCGCACCGATGATGTGGTGAGTTTGTACGAAACGCTGAAAAGCCGCAATGTTGCCATACATCCCGGCGGACAATTAAAAATACAGCCCTGGGGGCAAAAGGAATTTTCGGTACTCGATCCTGATCACAACCTGCTTACATTCGGGCAGGAGGTGTGA